The Calothrix sp. PCC 7507 DNA segment CAACAGGCCCAACAATCGATGGCTAGAGCGCAAAGTTCAGCACAGAAAGGGGATAACGCCCAAGTAGCTACGGCAGTATCTGAAGCAGTATCTTTCATGGGTGAGGCTGCTGCTCACGCCGAAGCAGATGCTGGTTCTGTGCAAGCAATAACTAAAGCTATGGTTAAAGCCAATGAAGCCATAGCGGTAGCTCAAGCCCAAACTAAAAGTTAAGCTCTCTAGCTAATAGCTGACAACTGAGAAAATGTTCTCGGGTTGGTCATTGACCGACTCAAGAACATTCCGCTGACAAAATAAGATTTTATCGATTACCTGAATAGTTATGAAAATTTCACTGTTTTTTGCAGTCTGTGCAGCTTTCATAGTTGCAGGGAACGCAGATGTAGTGCAGAGTTTTATCCCTAATAATCAAAGTGACATGAATAGCATCACAGCCATTAATATCCGAAATTCTCGCAGTTCATCTGATTACCAAGAAAGTGCTATTAGTCTCAGTGCAGAAAATCTGAGTCGTCCACACATCCTCAGCATTAATACTTCAGGCTCTCAATTAGAAGGTAAGATCATCTTCAATGGCAAAGTTATTAAACAAATTCGTGCCAAGAGAACCTATATTAATCTATCGCCCTATCTCTCTGTGGGAGAACACACAGTGAAAATTGCTGCCCGTTATTCTCCTGCATCATCTTCAGTAAATTTGGAATTTAGGGGGCCCGGTATCGATGTGACTCAGGCAAGTAGTGGTAATGGAGTATTAAACTATACTCTTAATGTAAGTGTTTATTAGTTGAATTAGCGATCGCTATACTCAATACTGCGTGAGGTCAATAAAAGTGACTAACTTTTGCTCTGACTAAATATGATAAAATAACCCAAAATATTTAAGCAATACTAAATACTAAGTAAAAATAAATATTATGGATACTGTAATCTGGTTCTTACTTATTTTATCTCTCTTAGTATTTATTATTGGTTTAATTAATCCTCAATGGGTAGTTTTCAGAGGAGAAAAAAGTAGAGGTAGAACCGCAAGAATTTATGGAATTTTTATTTTGCTTTGTATTTTTATTGCCCTAGTTCTAATATCAATAAAATCTCATCAGTTTGATAATACGCAATCTAGTCCTGCGAAAATACCTTCTATATCTCCTAGTTCTCAGCCTAATGACTATACTAATCTTCTAGAACTGGCTGCTAAAAAACTTAGACCTGGGCAAATTGCCTTTACTGTTCCTCAAGAAATGCAGGTTGAAAAGGATGAATTAGTGAAAGCGCGTATCAGCGATGACTTGCAGAACGATCTGAAAGCAGGACTTAGTGGAAATCCCCAAACTGCTCCCATTAAAGTAAGCGACTTTATGGAAGCTAACCTAACAGGGCAGAACTTTACTATCAAACCTATAACTAAAGAAAATCAGGTTTTATTAAAAGGACAAGTAACTGAATGGCGGTGGAGTGTAACTCCTACTGATCAAGGTGAACAAACACTTTCTCTGATTGTTTCCGCCCGCATTAAAATTCCGAATCAAACAGAAGAATCAATACAGCTAGAAGTTTTGGATCGCAGTATCAAAGTCGCAGTTAATCCCAACTATTGGTTCAGTCAAAATTGGCAGTGGATTGTTGAGAATTGGAGTACAATCATGGCAATTTTGACTGGATCTTCTGTTTTTATTCTGGCTAGATGGCAATGGATTAAGAATTTAATTCAAAATCAATTTAACAAGAAAATGCCTTAGTTTGGGGGCATCTGTCATCAAAAAAGCGAACAGGAAATTGAGAAGCCCATTATTCCGTAGGGGTAATTCATGAATTACCCTTGTGCCTGTTCTAAGCAAACAATTAATTTTTCGGCTAAAGTCTGCACACTTGGTTCTCCCAGCATACCTAGATGTGTACCAGGAACTTCGTGAATCTCCACTCCTTTTTTAGCCATGCCATTCCAGCCTCTACAGGGTTGGAACTGACACCATCTCAACACTTCTTTGGTAGTAAATAATGTTACTTTACCGGCGTAGGGTTGTGGTAAATAATCTGCCATTGTGGCTTGCTTGAGAGCTTCTATTAATACCATGTTGTAAGGGTTGGCATCTTCAGCAAAAGAGTGTTCATTCCACAAGTCGAATTTGCTGCTTGGTTTCCCGGTTAACATGGATTTAAACCAATCTACTTTGGCGAAAAAATAGTTCCATCTATCTGGCGATCGCAGTCGCAAGAAAGTCAGTAAGTAGACATAAAGTGTCCGTACTAGGGAAGGATGATTGATATACAAACTGGGGCTATATGTATCAAACATGGCTAGTAAAGCCACGCGATCGCCTTGGGCAACTAACTGACGCGCCATTTCAAAAGCAACTGTCCCGCCACTAGAGAAACCACCCAACATATAGGGGCCGTGCGGTTGAACAGTGCGAATTTCTTGGATGTAGTGAGATGCCATATCTTCAACTCTAGTGTGGGGAGCTTGTTTACCATCAAGTCCTTGTGCTTGTAACCCATACACTGGTTGTTCTGAACCTAGGTAACGGACTAGAGTTTGGTAGCCAATAACATTACCTCCCAGGGCATGGATCAAGAATAAAGGACGTTTGGCATTGCTACTTGGCTGAATTGTCACCAGAGAAGACCAAGAAGCTGATTGGTGAGATTGGCTGAGAATGCTAGCTAACTGTTCTATTGTGGGAGCTTGAAACAAGGTCGCTAGGGGAAGTTTTTGACCAAATTTCTTTTCGATTTGTGTAAATAATTTTACCGCTAGTAGCGAATTTCCGCCCAAATCAAAGAAATGATCGCTGATGCCAATTGACTCAATACCTAAAACCGCTGACCAAATTTGCGCTAACTCAATTTCTACGGTGTTCTTAGGCGCAACAAAGGCTTTTTCTAATTCTGATCGGGTTTGGTTGGGTATGGGCAAAGCGCGGCGGTCTACCTTACCATTGGGAGTCAGTGGGATGTGGGCGATCGCTACAAAAGCAGATGGAATCATATACTCTGGCAATTTCTCTTGGAGAAACCGCCGCAATTCATTCATCGTCGGTGTAGATTCACCATTTACCACGACATACGCCACCAATCGCTTATTTCCTGGCTCATCCTCTCTGGCTATCACTACAGTTTCCTGTACACAGTTGTGTTGTGTGAGTACACTCTCAATTTCTCCCAACTCGATGCGGAAACCGCGAATCTTCACCTGATGGTCAATCCGACCGAGGAATTCAATATTACCATCACTGAGATAGCGGGCTAAGTCTCCTGTCTTATATAGTCGTGCTTCTCTCTTGTCGCTAAAGGGATTGGGGATAAATTTTTGGGCTGTGAGTTCGGGTTGATTTAAATAGCCAGAGGCTAAACATTCTCCACCAATATGCAATTCCCCAGAAACACCAATTGGGCAGGGATTGAGGTAAGCATCAAGAATATAATATTCGGCGTTTTGGATGGGTTTGCCATAAGGAATACTCTTCCAATACGGCTCGACTTTGCCAATGGGATAATAATTAGACCAAACTGTGGCTTCCGTTGCTCCACCCAAACTAATTACCTCGACCCCTGGGAAGGTGGTTTTCAGTAAATCTGCGAGTGGCACAGGTATCCAATCACCACTCATAAATACTAGCCGCAATTGGGGATGGCAATTACTTTCGTGAACCATTGGGAAAAAAGTAGCCAGTTGTTGCAGTGCAGGCGGCGCAGAATCCCAGAATGTGATTGGCTCATGACAAAGAATGTCCAACAAAGCTTCTGGATCTCGGACATCATGACTAGCGACAACCCGAATCGAACCACCTGCAGCTAAAAGTCCGAAAATGTCATAGACTGACAGGTCAAAACACAAGGATGTGATAAATAAAACTCTGTCGTCAGCATTAACATTGAATGTTTTGTTCACCCACTCAATCAGGTTGATCACTGGTTGATGACGAACTACAACCCCCTTTGGTGTACCTGTAGAGCCAGAGGTAAAAATCACATAGGCAATATCATTTGAATTAGCAGATTTTGGTAAATTTTTTGTGGGCAGTAAATCTAGATAGGCACGATTCCACACCTGCTGATGTCCAACTTGCTGAACAGATTGAGTATGTGCGGATTGATCTAAACAGATTAGGTGTTGCAGTGCGATCAGTTCTAGCTCATAAATACTGGGTAAAAGGCAAGTTTGGGTGACTAGACAGTTAATTTGCCCAGAAGACAGCAGTAATTGAATGCGTGCTTTGGGGAAACTGGGTTCTAGTGGCACGTATGCACCTCCAGCTTTCAAAATCCCTAGGACAGCCGGAATCATTTCTAGCGATCGCTCTAAATATACAGCGACTAACACCCCTGGTTTGACACCCAGTTGCTGCAAGTGATGGGCTAACTGATTAGCTCTACAGTTCAAATCTTTATAGGTTAGTTGTTCCTCTCCACAAACAACGGCTATAGCGTCGGGTGTTTGCTCTACTTGAGCCTCAAAGAGTTGATGAATACAAAGTTGCTCTGCAAAATCTGCTTGTGTATGATTCCACTCGATCAACATTTGATGTTTTTCATCTGTCGTCAATAGTGGCAATTCTCCTAAATACTGCCAAGGATTAGTTGCCATACTGGACAACAAAGTCTGAAGATGTCCCAGCATCCGCCGGATTTTAGCATCGGCGAATTTTTTTTGGTCGTATTTGAGTTTCAATAACAGTTCTGACTCTGCATAACCAACCAATGTCAGAGGAAAGTTAGTTTGTTCTTCTAACTGGAATTCCAGGTTTTGCCATCTCCCACCCTGAGAACGTAAAGCTGAATTCAGTTCATAGTTTTCAAATACCAGGATGCTATCAAATAAGGAAGTTCCGCCGGGGACATCACTCCAGCGTTGAATTTTGACTAGGGGTGTATGTTCGTAGTCTCGCAAAGCCAACCACTGCGATCGCAATTCTCTCAGCCAAGTCAGCAGCGGTTTTTCCCCGGAAACGCTAACTCGAACTGGCAAGGTATTGATCAACAGTCCTACCATCGATTCCGCACCAGCTACGGAGGAATGACGACAGGCTCTGGTTGCACCAAAGACAACATCTGTTTCACCACTGTAACGACTGAGCAATAAAGCCCAAGCACCTTGTACTAAGGTATTCAGCGTGAGTTGATGTTGTTGTGCTAAAGACTGCAACATCGCCGTAGTTTTTTCTGAGAGTCGGATTGCTTGTTCGCCAAAACTGCCTTGCTCACGAGGAACTGAGTCTACTAATAAAGGTGTGGGTGCAGTCAAGCCTTTGAGCAAGTCCCGCCAAAAACTTTCAGCCTTATTCCAATCCTGTTGATGTAGCCAGGCGATATGATCTTGATAAGGATGTGGTTGTGGAAGTTGTAAGTCTTTTCCTTCGCAGAAAGCGTCATAAAGGGTGAATAATTCCTTGATGATGACTGACAAAGAACGACCATCTAGCAAGGCATGGTGAAAAGTCCAAATAAATTGGTAGACGGATTCTTGCAAGCGAAATAATGCTAGGCGCATCAATGGCGCATCATTTAGCTGAAAACCACGCCGGCGATCGCTTTGCAGATAGGCTTGCAATTTAGTTGATTGTTCTGTGTCAGACAGGTCACACCAATCTTGCTGTTCCAGGGGAATGATGACGTTTCGATGCACACGTTGTTGAGGTTCTCGTTCACTTTCCCAATCAAAACTAGTTCTCAAAACTGCGTGTCGGGCTACAACTGTCTGCCATGCTTGTTGAAATGCCAAAACATCAATTTTTTCATCTACTAAACAGATCATCTGCTCAATATCCACTCCCGAATTTTGAGCAACTAGATTGTTAAACAGCATTCCTTGCTGCATCGATGAAAGTTGATATAAATCTTTCGTAGCTACTATTTTCATTCTGTTTTTATAAAAATAATGAATGACTTAATAATTGGTTAAAATGCAACCATAGTGATTACAAAATTAAATCAGACTTTAATGTGAATTAAGTCTTGAAACTCTTGTGTTTTTATAGGTAGTCCCGAATGATATAGAAATTCGGTTTGATTGTTGAACATATTTAAGTAGTAGGTAGGGCAATGCCCACCACATCCAGGGTTTGGTGGGCATTGCCCAACGCCACTCCTCTCAACGCGGGAAACCCGCGCACGAGGGTGGCTCCCCTACGTATAGTTCAAAAATCAAATAGGAGTCCTATAATAGATTGCTAAGGATACATCAAATCTATCCACGAATTAGTCAATAAATTTTCTAGAATAGGCAGAGAACTTACGAAATTTATGGTAGTGCAGTTTCGATAAGCATCAATAGAATTTAGCAGGTAATATTTCCAATTTTGTATTATAAGAATAAAGAATTATCTACATTTTGCAAAGAAAATATAAAGCTATAATAGCTTTACCGTGATTTAAACTAATAAATTCGATATTTTTTGACCAGCGAAAAGTAAACAAAGCTAAAACCCTCTTTCCTCCTGTATTCTGGCTGGTTGTTGAGCGTAGCCGAAACACTGTCTCCTTCTTTATCCCAACGATAATTATTTACGCCCACCTACTTACAGTATTCAAACTGAGCGAAATGAACTTTTGACAGCAAGCCTTAATTAATTACCTTTTGCAAGGTTAGCAATAATTCATTAATGGTGTAAGGCTTTGCTAAAAGGGTAGTCACACCACTTTCGGCGATCGCTTCCAGCTTGTCACTCGACATTAGTCCGCTGCTGGCAATAATTTTTACCTTGGGATTGATTTTCTTTAAGGTACGGATAGCGGTTAAACCATCGAGGTTAGGCAACATCATATCCATGAGGACGACGCTGATTTGATTCATATTTGTCGCATAAAGTGCGATCGCTTCAATCCCATCACTAGCGATCAGGGCTTTGTAGTTATGTGTTTCTAGAGAAGTTTTAGTAATATCTTGAATGGCGGGTTCATCATCCACCACCAAAATCAGTTCTCCATGTCCTGTAAACACAGTTAAATCTTCTATAGTCAGCGTCTCCATGCCTTCGACGGCTGGTAAGTACACCTTAAATTGAGTTCCTACTCCCACTTCACTATACACATTCACAAAACCACCGTGGCTTTTGACAATGCCAATGATAGTAGAAAGTCCTAACCCTGTACCTTGTCCGACTTCCTTTGTCGTGAAGAATGGCTCGAAAATTCTATCTAATATTTCGTTGGGAATCCCCACGCCGGTATCAGAGACAGTAATCATTATATAATGCCCAACTTTAGCTTCTAAGTTCATCCGGGCATAATTTTCGTCAATAAACAGATTTTTCGCAGACATCCGCAATGTACCGCCATAGGGCATAGCATCACGAGCATTGACGCAGAGATTCATCAGTACTTGATGGAGTTGAGTCCCATCTCCAGAAACCATCCATAAGTTTTGCGATACATCGGTGTAGACTTGGATGGATTTGGGAAATGTTTCTTTGAGGACTTTGCTAACTTCGACAATTAGGTGTCTGATTTGTAAATTGATCCGCTTTCCTTCCACACCCCGTGCAAACGACAACACCTGTTTGACTAAATCAGCGCCGCGTTTAGCGTTGATTTCCAGAATTTCCAATAGATGCATAGTCCGCTCATCTGCATCGGGGAATTTTAGGGGTAGTAGCTGCGCTCCTGCTAAAATCGGGGTGAGGATATTGTTCAGGTCGTGAGCAATGCCACTAGCCAGAGTTCCGATGCTTTCCAGGCGTTGAGCGCGAAACAATTGTGCTTCTAGGCGTTTCTTCTCAGTAATATCTGTGTCAACGGTGAGAATTGATTTGGGGTGTCCTTGTTCGTCACGTACTAGACTCCAGCGACTAGCAACTAAAATTTCCTTACCAGTTTTGGTAACTTTAGCTAACTCACCCTGCCATTTACCCTTGTTGAGGACAGTCACAAAGGCGGTTTCCACTTCCTGGGGAATGTGTTCATCATATAAAAGATCGCTGGCATTGCTGCCTATAGCTTCCCCCATCTGCCAACCGTAGAGAGTTTCCGCCGCTTTATTCCAGAAGAGGATGCGATTTTGTAAATCTCGCACCAGAATGGCATCGGTGGTGAAATCTAGTAATGCTGCTTGTTCGCGGATTTTTTCTTCAGCTAATTTGCGATCGCGTAGTGCGGCTTGGCGATCGCTAATATCAA contains these protein-coding regions:
- a CDS encoding response regulator, producing MAGENIKVLLVEDNPGDVLLLQEFLRDVTTVTVELIPTQRLDEALNYLVNQSFDLILLDLSLPDSQGLDTFVRTHHQAKAIPIIVLTGMDDETLALRAMQAGAQDYLVKGQVTGDLLVRSMRYAIERQRGEVALRRSEERFRVALKNSPIFVFNQNEELRYTWVYNPGFGLKAEEMLGKQDWELISAEDAQRLTVIKLGVLTTGVGTRDELSITTAQGNRYYDLTVEPLRNESQAVVGITCACIDISDRQAALRDRKLAEEKIREQAALLDFTTDAILVRDLQNRILFWNKAAETLYGWQMGEAIGSNASDLLYDEHIPQEVETAFVTVLNKGKWQGELAKVTKTGKEILVASRWSLVRDEQGHPKSILTVDTDITEKKRLEAQLFRAQRLESIGTLASGIAHDLNNILTPILAGAQLLPLKFPDADERTMHLLEILEINAKRGADLVKQVLSFARGVEGKRINLQIRHLIVEVSKVLKETFPKSIQVYTDVSQNLWMVSGDGTQLHQVLMNLCVNARDAMPYGGTLRMSAKNLFIDENYARMNLEAKVGHYIMITVSDTGVGIPNEILDRIFEPFFTTKEVGQGTGLGLSTIIGIVKSHGGFVNVYSEVGVGTQFKVYLPAVEGMETLTIEDLTVFTGHGELILVVDDEPAIQDITKTSLETHNYKALIASDGIEAIALYATNMNQISVVLMDMMLPNLDGLTAIRTLKKINPKVKIIASSGLMSSDKLEAIAESGVTTLLAKPYTINELLLTLQKVIN
- a CDS encoding amino acid adenylation domain-containing protein, whose protein sequence is MKIVATKDLYQLSSMQQGMLFNNLVAQNSGVDIEQMICLVDEKIDVLAFQQAWQTVVARHAVLRTSFDWESEREPQQRVHRNVIIPLEQQDWCDLSDTEQSTKLQAYLQSDRRRGFQLNDAPLMRLALFRLQESVYQFIWTFHHALLDGRSLSVIIKELFTLYDAFCEGKDLQLPQPHPYQDHIAWLHQQDWNKAESFWRDLLKGLTAPTPLLVDSVPREQGSFGEQAIRLSEKTTAMLQSLAQQHQLTLNTLVQGAWALLLSRYSGETDVVFGATRACRHSSVAGAESMVGLLINTLPVRVSVSGEKPLLTWLRELRSQWLALRDYEHTPLVKIQRWSDVPGGTSLFDSILVFENYELNSALRSQGGRWQNLEFQLEEQTNFPLTLVGYAESELLLKLKYDQKKFADAKIRRMLGHLQTLLSSMATNPWQYLGELPLLTTDEKHQMLIEWNHTQADFAEQLCIHQLFEAQVEQTPDAIAVVCGEEQLTYKDLNCRANQLAHHLQQLGVKPGVLVAVYLERSLEMIPAVLGILKAGGAYVPLEPSFPKARIQLLLSSGQINCLVTQTCLLPSIYELELIALQHLICLDQSAHTQSVQQVGHQQVWNRAYLDLLPTKNLPKSANSNDIAYVIFTSGSTGTPKGVVVRHQPVINLIEWVNKTFNVNADDRVLFITSLCFDLSVYDIFGLLAAGGSIRVVASHDVRDPEALLDILCHEPITFWDSAPPALQQLATFFPMVHESNCHPQLRLVFMSGDWIPVPLADLLKTTFPGVEVISLGGATEATVWSNYYPIGKVEPYWKSIPYGKPIQNAEYYILDAYLNPCPIGVSGELHIGGECLASGYLNQPELTAQKFIPNPFSDKREARLYKTGDLARYLSDGNIEFLGRIDHQVKIRGFRIELGEIESVLTQHNCVQETVVIAREDEPGNKRLVAYVVVNGESTPTMNELRRFLQEKLPEYMIPSAFVAIAHIPLTPNGKVDRRALPIPNQTRSELEKAFVAPKNTVEIELAQIWSAVLGIESIGISDHFFDLGGNSLLAVKLFTQIEKKFGQKLPLATLFQAPTIEQLASILSQSHQSASWSSLVTIQPSSNAKRPLFLIHALGGNVIGYQTLVRYLGSEQPVYGLQAQGLDGKQAPHTRVEDMASHYIQEIRTVQPHGPYMLGGFSSGGTVAFEMARQLVAQGDRVALLAMFDTYSPSLYINHPSLVRTLYVYLLTFLRLRSPDRWNYFFAKVDWFKSMLTGKPSSKFDLWNEHSFAEDANPYNMVLIEALKQATMADYLPQPYAGKVTLFTTKEVLRWCQFQPCRGWNGMAKKGVEIHEVPGTHLGMLGEPSVQTLAEKLIVCLEQAQG